The segment TTCCGTTGTTTACATGCCCGTTTACGTCCAGATCTACTCGACGAACCTGAACATCAAACGTATGAGTGCGTAGATTGTCTGTTTCTCGCTGAATTTCTAGGGTTTCCATAAATGCCTCCGATCCAAGTAGACCGACCTGTCTACCCTTGAGGAGAATATAAAACAGGTAGACAAATTTGTCTACCTGTTTTATATTCTAGTTAGGAAATTTCATATGCATGATAAAACGAACTCGTCCTCCCCGCCTTCGACCGATAGTTCGGCGCGAGACAGAATTATATCGGCGGCTTTGCGACTTTTCTATGCAAAGGGATATCCTAATACCGGAATCAATGAAATTCTAGAAACTGCGGGTTCTTTCAAGAAAACTCTATATATCCACTTCCCCTCCAAAAGGGATTTGGGAAAGTCATACCTGTCTCTTCAGGAAGCTTCGATTCTTGCCCTTATCGAAAGAATTATGAGGAGGGAGAAAGTATATTCAAAATTTATTAAATCTTGGATTCGAGTCGTAAAGCGTGGAATTAAGTCCCACTACCAATTCGGCTGTCCGATTGCAAACTTTGCCAATCAAACTCACGAAGACGATGAATTTAGACGCTTAACAACCGACTTTATCCGTCGATGGCAGAAGCTTTTCGAAAATTACCTGTCGGAAATAGGGATTCAAAAGAAGAAAAAGGCAACGCTCGAACAAATACGCGAGACGGCCGAAGCCATCCTATTGTACTACCAAGGAGCGATGCAATTATACGGAATGAGCGGCGACATGAAATACCTGAACAGATTGGAAAAGGAACTTTTAAAACTCGAAAATGATTTAGGTTCGTTTGCCTAATTTCAATTTTTTGACTTGATCCATCTGCTCGAATTGAGCCGCTCTAGATTCGATGAGGAATTGTTGAATAACTTTCAATTCGTCAACGGTGTACTTTGAAAGCAGCCTTTTACCCACTTCAAAAAACGGACCCCATATCATTCCGACATTATTTTCGCCCTTTTTCGTTGGTTCCAAAAGAACTCCCCGTCTATCGTTCGGATCCGGTACTCTTTTGGCGTAACCAGCCTTCTCAATCCTATCTAAGGCTGTGGTCATCGCACCTCGAGTCAGACCTGTGATTCTTGCAATCTCACTGGCTGAAACCGATCCGTTCTTAAAGATAATCGATAGGCATTTTAAATCCGTCCGATTCAATCCTAGAACTTCCGCAGCTGCGTCGTCAAACGCCTCCGTTGCTTCCTGAAACAGCTGAACGGCCTGCCCGATTGCCTGAATGTATTCGTTTTTACCCATTTCTCGATTCATCGCACTTCAACGATAATATTCCTCATTAAGACGGCTGCACGTAAGTTTTCTCAACCCTTTATTTTTTAAGGAGAAATGTCGCTTCGATTTATTGCCTCTCTCGATTCACAAAATCCGTAAATCTTAATAAAAAACAGTTGACCTCATTTCGAAATATGTTTGATTTTGATATAGTTAGATTTTATTACTATTTATATATCTAACTATATCAAGCAAGCGCCCAGAGGGAATGTTTTAGTTCTCAATCTATCAATAAGAACTAAAAATACGATGAATGCCAAAGGAGGTAACAATGATGGAAGAAAGTGATGAAATGAAATACGCCGAGATGTTCAGCAAATGGTATAGCTGGGGATCGCCGGTCGGCATTGGAATTTTCTTTATAAGCTTAGCGATTTCAGCCCTTCTGATTTGCACAGCCGTCAAGAAGCTGCTGGAAATCGGAGTGAAAGGATCGGAAATCGAATTGCAGATAAAAAAAGAATAATGTGATACCCCTGATTCAAACAAAGTCGGTTCTCGACTCTTTCAAAGCCGATTACCGACAAAACGTTCTAAATCGGATTTGGCCGGGATTAGTGTTGCTCGTTTGTTTTATTCTTAAAATAGAATGGAAGATAAAGAATACAAAACAGCACCGAACCGATGAGTTGCATATTGATCAGATAAATAGGCCAGACTCCCAAATGATCGATCAAAGATGGAGAGTTCGGCTTTTCCATTAGATAACCGTAATTTGCCCTAAACAAAAAGTCGATTATAAGGGCGGAGAGAAAATATAGTTGTGAAAGAAGGATTACCCGAGGAACCGCCCATTTCCTTGGATATAGCTTTAGACCGAATACGGCGTACAATGCCCCGATAACTAATCCGGAATGCGCGATAAAAAATATAAAAAAATAAAGATGCGGAAACGATACCCGTAAATCGGGGGTGACAACTCCGTTGATCGACCCTGCTAAGACCCAAAAATAAGAAAGTTCGGCCATCATTCTGTTCCGAGTAAACAATGCTACGCAAGTAACGAATAGTGACCAATCACAAAATTCCATGGGAAGATCATATCGAATTTCCCAATAACCCAAGCTGATTCTGTAAGCTATATAGACAGCGTAATTAAGGAGCAGAATCGAAGCGATTAACCGCCCTAGCCTCTTCGGAACCGAGCTATTAGAGTATCTCCTCGCGACGTAAATCAAAAATGCCAAAGAAAGAAAAGTTCCAAATAAGATAAAAATATGTAAGATCGACCAATGTTCGAAATGGGATTCCAAGGCTTCGTCCTAAGTTATATTTTTCTAATTATCCATGCTTATTGTCACATCGCGAAATCTATTATATCCGTTTTGTTCCATAGATTTCAAAAAGAGAACTCGAGCAGGATTTATTCCCTCAAAAGAAAATCCGATACGCATAAGCGTAAAATGTCTACCCGTATATTCGGATGCAAAGATCAAAATTCAATCCCGCTCAAGAAGAGATTATAAATGATTCCTCTCAATACATTCAAGTAATAGCCGCGGCAGGATCCGGAAAAACCAGCACGATGGTCGGCTTTGTAGAAAGGTGTATTTCGGACGGAACGGCTCCCCAAGAAATTCTTGTACTTAGCTTTACGAGAAAAGCTGCCGGGGAAATCAAACACAGAATCCAGATCAATACAGGACAAAAAGGAGTTCGAGTTCATACGTTTCACTCTTTTTGTTTTCAGTCTTTGGCCCGGCATCACCCGGATTTTCAAAGACGTATGCCTGGAATCTTACTACCGTCCGAACGTAACGGATTTTTTCGAAACTGGTTTCGGAAAGATCCCTCTTTGATCGGCGGAATTCCTTACGAGCTACTTACTAATGTCTCGGTGCTTCCGGAGGAATTTCCAAAAGATTGGTTACCGATATTACGGGAGGAATATGCGAAGTTCAAGAAAGATCAGGGAAAAATGGATTTCGACGATCTTGTCGCAATATTTCTGCAAGCTTTAGAAGAGAGAGAAGCTTGGACTGAAACTCCTAGATCCTCTCTCAAAAAAATATTGGTGGACGAATTTCAAGATACCAATAATGAACAGCTAGCTTTCGTAAAGCTTTTGTCGGACAGCGCTTCAATTTTAGTCGTGATCTACTACTTACATTTCGCAGTAATTTTAGATTTTTACTATTTAATTTCTCTAAACCATATACCCGAATTCCCTTTAAAGCAGAATATTCATTTAAATATAATATAGAATTTGATGGCTTAAAATAACTGTAAGAAGCTAAAAATGAATACTTGATAGATCTTTGATTTCCTTCGGCGCACTGGTTATTTACCCCTGCCTCTGTAGACCATCTATTTCTACCCCAAACATTCCTTTTACTATCGACCGCTCTTAAAGAATGATTCACCTGGCGATAGTTAACATTATTTCTTTCTAAATAGGGAAAACCTTCATCACCAAAAGTAACTGTATTCTTAGGTAAATAATCTAAGAAAGGCTGTACAGTTCTCTGTTTTTGATCTGGAATAGAATCGAATATTACTGGACCACCTTTAATAGCTTGGGTTAATGCTAAGGTCCCGATCTGATAAACTCCCTTTTGTTTTGCTACGGCATCTGACAAATAGATACTTGCTGTTTGACCTTTATGCTTAAATCTTTTCCGAAAACCATTGGCTCTTTGACTAGCAGAAAACAAAGCAAGTGTATCAATGCTTACTACTGGCTTACCTTCGATAAAAGGTCTTAAATCGCCATTTTCTGGCAAATTTTTACCTCTCCAAGCTTTCTTAATATCTTTAACCATCTCATCTTTAATTGATGGTATAAGATCACTTAAAAATACCTGTAGTCTCCTCTTTAATAGAGTTGAGGTTCTACTAGAAATCCCTAACCTACGTTGTATCTCCGACGCAGATAATCCTAATGGAAATCTATGAATCGCTTCTAATAATACATAGCTGAAGGTCCACAATGGAATTTTTAAATGCTCTAAGGGTGTCCCAGAAGTCCTAGAAATCTGATACTTGCATTTTGGGCATCGAATTACATTCTCCCTCGTAGAAACATCTTTAGAAAGAGAAACATTACAGCTAGGACAATCTTTAGGATACAGATTTCTAAGAAGCGATTTCGTTAGTTCTGTATGGTAGAAAATATTGATATGAGGAAATTTACTGTTGAAGCGAGTTTTTGCTGAAGGTTTTAGTTGCTTAACAGTACTACTGCGACGCGAGTCGGAGGTTACGACTAATCCATTCTCACCTGAAACAG is part of the Leptospira broomii serovar Hurstbridge str. 5399 genome and harbors:
- a CDS encoding MarR family winged helix-turn-helix transcriptional regulator; the protein is MGKNEYIQAIGQAVQLFQEATEAFDDAAAEVLGLNRTDLKCLSIIFKNGSVSASEIARITGLTRGAMTTALDRIEKAGYAKRVPDPNDRRGVLLEPTKKGENNVGMIWGPFFEVGKRLLSKYTVDELKVIQQFLIESRAAQFEQMDQVKKLKLGKRT
- a CDS encoding UvrD-helicase domain-containing protein; translation: MQRSKFNPAQEEIINDSSQYIQVIAAAGSGKTSTMVGFVERCISDGTAPQEILVLSFTRKAAGEIKHRIQINTGQKGVRVHTFHSFCFQSLARHHPDFQRRMPGILLPSERNGFFRNWFRKDPSLIGGIPYELLTNVSVLPEEFPKDWLPILREEYAKFKKDQGKMDFDDLVAIFLQALEEREAWTETPRSSLKKILVDEFQDTNNEQLAFVKLLSDSASILVVIYYLHFAVILDFYYLISLNHIPEFPLKQNIHLNII
- a CDS encoding YwaF family protein — its product is MESHFEHWSILHIFILFGTFLSLAFLIYVARRYSNSSVPKRLGRLIASILLLNYAVYIAYRISLGYWEIRYDLPMEFCDWSLFVTCVALFTRNRMMAELSYFWVLAGSINGVVTPDLRVSFPHLYFFIFFIAHSGLVIGALYAVFGLKLYPRKWAVPRVILLSQLYFLSALIIDFLFRANYGYLMEKPNSPSLIDHLGVWPIYLINMQLIGSVLFCILYLPFYFKNKTNEQH
- a CDS encoding TetR/AcrR family transcriptional regulator, coding for MHDKTNSSSPPSTDSSARDRIISAALRLFYAKGYPNTGINEILETAGSFKKTLYIHFPSKRDLGKSYLSLQEASILALIERIMRREKVYSKFIKSWIRVVKRGIKSHYQFGCPIANFANQTHEDDEFRRLTTDFIRRWQKLFENYLSEIGIQKKKKATLEQIRETAEAILLYYQGAMQLYGMSGDMKYLNRLEKELLKLENDLGSFA